AATCTCCCTGATTTTCTTCGCAAAGTCATTAATGTGTTTAGCAAAAAGATCGCCTTCCGCTGCGCTCACGAACACCATCTTCACCCGCTCCTCGTTCATTCCAAGCTGACCAACAAGTTTACGAGCAAATCGCACTCGCCGCTCTGCCCCGAGATTGCCGGTTTTGTACGCGCAATCGCCAGGGTGGCAACCAACAATGAGCACACCATCCGCGCCCTCCTGTAGGGCCTTCAAAATG
The sequence above is drawn from the Candidatus Lokiarchaeota archaeon genome and encodes:
- a CDS encoding hydrogenase iron-sulfur subunit, with protein sequence MQCMYAAADLAGTMKLQYDVSARIIRMPCTARLDLNFILKALQEGADGVLIVGCHPGDCAYKTGNLGAERRVRFARKLVGQLGMNEERVKMVFVSAAEGDLFAKHINDFAKKIREIGPNPIRI